In one window of Arthrobacter pascens DNA:
- the serA gene encoding phosphoglycerate dehydrogenase: MSKPVVLLAEELSPATVEALGPDFEIRQTDGADRSQLLSAIVDVDAILVRSATQVDAEAIAAAKNLKVIARAGVGLDNVDIKAATQAGVMVVNAPTSNIVSAAELTVGHILSLARHIPQASAALKNGEWKRSKYTGIELFEKKIGIIGLGRIGALVAARLQGFETEILAYDPYITSARAAQLGVRLVTLDELLSQADFVTIHMPKTPETVGMLGADAFTKMKSTAYVVNVARGGLVDEEALYAALQDRQIAGAAVDVFVKEPSTDLPFFALDNVVVTPHLGASTDEAQEKAGVSVAKSVRLALAGELVPDAVNVAGGVIAPDVRPGIPLIEKLGRIFTALTHASLTQIDVEVAGEIAALDVKVLELAALKGIFADVVTEQVSYVNAPVIAEQRGINTRLITTPEAEDYRNVLTIRGALSDGSQISVAGTLTGPKQVEKLVGLNGYDVEIPISEHLVVVAYADRPGVIGTIGHILGMNNINIAGMQVARQAEGGQVLALLTIDSSVPQQVLDAIKAGIGAEMVREVDLED; encoded by the coding sequence GTGTCAAAACCCGTAGTACTGCTCGCCGAAGAACTTTCGCCCGCCACTGTCGAGGCCCTCGGCCCGGACTTTGAAATCCGCCAGACCGACGGTGCCGACCGTTCCCAGCTGCTGTCTGCGATCGTCGACGTCGACGCGATCCTGGTCCGTTCCGCCACACAGGTTGACGCCGAAGCCATTGCCGCGGCCAAGAACCTCAAAGTCATCGCCCGCGCAGGCGTTGGACTGGACAACGTGGACATCAAGGCCGCGACCCAGGCCGGCGTCATGGTGGTCAATGCCCCGACGTCGAACATCGTCTCTGCCGCAGAACTCACGGTCGGGCATATCCTCAGCCTGGCGCGCCACATCCCGCAGGCCAGCGCGGCGCTGAAAAACGGTGAGTGGAAGCGTTCCAAGTACACCGGAATCGAACTCTTTGAGAAGAAGATCGGCATCATCGGCCTGGGCCGCATCGGCGCCCTGGTGGCCGCACGCCTCCAGGGTTTCGAAACCGAGATCCTCGCGTACGACCCCTACATCACGTCCGCCCGCGCCGCGCAGCTCGGCGTCAGACTCGTCACCCTGGATGAACTGCTGAGCCAGGCTGACTTCGTCACCATCCACATGCCCAAGACCCCGGAGACCGTGGGCATGCTCGGCGCTGACGCCTTCACCAAGATGAAGTCCACTGCCTACGTGGTCAACGTCGCCCGTGGCGGCCTGGTGGACGAGGAAGCCCTCTACGCCGCCCTGCAGGACCGCCAGATCGCCGGTGCCGCCGTCGACGTCTTCGTCAAGGAGCCCAGCACGGACCTGCCCTTCTTCGCCCTGGACAACGTCGTGGTGACCCCGCACCTGGGTGCCTCCACCGACGAGGCGCAGGAGAAGGCAGGCGTCTCGGTCGCCAAGTCGGTGCGCCTGGCGCTGGCGGGTGAACTCGTCCCCGACGCCGTCAACGTCGCCGGCGGCGTGATTGCCCCGGACGTCCGCCCGGGCATCCCGCTGATCGAAAAGCTGGGACGCATCTTCACGGCCTTGACCCACGCGTCCCTGACCCAGATTGACGTTGAAGTGGCAGGGGAGATCGCAGCCCTGGACGTCAAGGTCCTGGAACTTGCCGCCCTGAAGGGTATCTTCGCCGATGTGGTCACCGAGCAGGTCTCCTACGTCAACGCCCCCGTCATTGCCGAACAGCGCGGCATCAACACCCGCCTGATCACGACGCCGGAGGCCGAGGACTACCGCAACGTCCTGACCATCCGGGGTGCTTTGAGCGACGGTTCGCAGATCTCCGTGGCGGGCACCCTGACCGGTCCCAAGCAGGTGGAGAAGCTGGTTGGCCTCAACGGGTACGACGTCGAGATCCCCATCAGCGAGCACCTCGTCGTGGTCGCCTACGCCGACCGTCCAGGCGTGATCGGCACGATCGGGCACATCCTTGGCATGAACAACATCAACATCGCGGGCATGCAGGTGGCGCGCCAGGCCGAGGGCGGGCAGGTGCTGGCGCTGCTGACCATCGACAGCTCGGTTCCCCAGCAGGTCCTGGACGCCATCAAAGCCGGTATCGGTGCGGAAATGGTCCGCGAAGTGGACCTCGAAGACTAG
- a CDS encoding ABC transporter permease, with amino-acid sequence MNAVQRFIRSKVLLLTAAILITAMCLSVLVQGQSQAALDRTVDENSRGLYDVLVQAKAGSGALMQPDIATGSGGISFDQLDAIRKLAGTSVAAPISLVSRVTQNLEAPRLDAMDYLGYNSGLAGTATADQAAGATDPSKWPAAESVLSDTPKKYRLTASAVSSDGASEQTLFKATAEGSLGKAKLVEEKVAGGSTIRIAAPAGETGIKFPAPAGGSEHNLFNLSVSLPLSPEVTESVVAVDPVAERALLGSAGDFLAPLEKAPPADARNAGAIGRHFESLFTNGISMQELKDGPDFLGVKLKYWAPLMTQYQEAKRDGQLTADSQAIPLIVRSGTSLDLKYNVKIEEIDGSGKVVKDVGTATRSLGKDYLPFVSKDPFALSWPGSTDHSGLLGSAGNFNQGLYAPATWSTNFAAAPKYTDGSTAGNGAVEKSAVPGDWVTVNRLPDKSANGDAVDQTQRKPVDERSYRENLATGTKLAAPLPMVYGTFDPSAVQQAAGDVNRLPLGGYDPTPMTLTKDADGKAVASTELKPSLSATGLASQSAGAITDFYGLAAARGYKDNASVIDAVRVRAKAPGSWKQAQPDVEKLASEIRAMGLEATVVAGSAREDVSIFVPGYSKDDAGKESPLGTVQQSWVRQNAADAVSGSLTSTNVTLLFLTLCGAALLTGASTVSYVRKRKREAGTLRAMGWTQRRIRNWVLEEFSVGAALLALAGTALSLLSWSLTTAIVSASVLVLYAGAAFFAAQQLRHRDEVDQEPQHDERLIPVDSPLTFANRQLSTNKFNTLALAVAVGVFGAAVGGLIALLIDIPRAAGASALSGLAAASVALPSILLALAGVVVGLVLTLVTGRFELSSKRQYLGILEAMGWNPDMLRQVRLFENALVGTVALPLGVLGALGIGLLLAPYAALWAGVAGLVAVLCWIPIATKVVQ; translated from the coding sequence ATGAACGCCGTCCAGAGGTTCATCAGAAGCAAAGTGCTGCTGCTGACCGCGGCCATCTTGATCACAGCCATGTGCTTGTCGGTCCTCGTCCAGGGCCAGTCGCAGGCCGCGCTCGACCGGACGGTGGATGAGAATTCACGCGGTTTGTACGATGTCCTGGTGCAGGCCAAGGCAGGCTCCGGGGCACTCATGCAGCCGGATATAGCCACCGGCAGCGGCGGGATCAGCTTTGACCAGCTGGACGCCATCAGGAAGCTCGCCGGGACGTCCGTGGCTGCGCCGATCAGCCTCGTGTCCCGGGTGACGCAGAACCTGGAGGCCCCCCGCCTGGACGCCATGGATTACCTCGGCTACAACTCCGGCCTGGCTGGCACAGCCACGGCAGACCAGGCGGCCGGCGCAACGGACCCCAGCAAATGGCCTGCGGCTGAATCGGTCCTGAGCGATACGCCCAAGAAGTACCGCCTGACTGCCAGCGCCGTCAGTTCCGACGGGGCCTCCGAACAGACGCTGTTCAAAGCCACGGCGGAAGGCAGCCTGGGCAAGGCCAAGCTGGTGGAGGAGAAAGTTGCAGGAGGCAGCACCATCCGGATTGCCGCCCCCGCCGGCGAGACCGGCATCAAGTTTCCCGCACCGGCAGGGGGCTCCGAACACAACCTCTTCAACCTTTCTGTATCGCTGCCACTGTCGCCCGAGGTGACGGAGTCCGTCGTCGCCGTCGACCCGGTCGCGGAGCGGGCCCTTCTCGGCTCGGCCGGCGACTTTCTTGCGCCGCTGGAAAAGGCACCGCCCGCCGACGCGCGGAACGCCGGCGCCATCGGCCGCCACTTCGAAAGCCTCTTCACCAACGGCATCAGCATGCAGGAACTCAAGGACGGACCGGACTTCCTGGGCGTCAAGCTCAAGTACTGGGCTCCGCTGATGACGCAGTACCAGGAGGCCAAACGTGACGGGCAGCTGACCGCGGACTCGCAGGCCATTCCCCTGATCGTGCGTTCGGGCACCTCCCTTGACCTGAAGTACAACGTCAAGATCGAGGAGATCGACGGGTCAGGCAAGGTAGTCAAGGACGTGGGCACCGCCACCCGCTCGCTGGGCAAGGACTACCTGCCGTTTGTTTCCAAGGACCCCTTCGCTCTGTCCTGGCCCGGGTCCACGGACCATTCAGGCCTGCTCGGGAGCGCGGGTAACTTCAACCAGGGCCTCTACGCACCTGCCACCTGGAGCACTAACTTCGCGGCTGCGCCGAAATACACGGATGGCAGCACCGCCGGCAACGGCGCCGTCGAAAAGTCCGCAGTCCCCGGCGATTGGGTCACCGTCAACCGGCTGCCGGACAAGAGCGCCAACGGCGACGCGGTGGACCAGACCCAGCGCAAGCCCGTGGACGAACGGTCCTACCGTGAGAACCTGGCGACCGGGACAAAGCTCGCGGCACCCTTGCCAATGGTCTACGGAACGTTTGACCCGAGCGCTGTCCAGCAGGCAGCCGGCGATGTCAACAGGCTTCCCCTGGGCGGCTATGACCCCACTCCGATGACCCTGACCAAGGACGCCGATGGCAAAGCCGTCGCCTCCACTGAGCTCAAGCCCTCGCTGAGCGCCACCGGACTCGCGAGCCAGTCGGCCGGTGCCATTACTGATTTCTACGGCCTGGCGGCTGCCCGCGGCTACAAGGACAACGCCTCGGTCATCGACGCCGTGCGTGTCCGGGCCAAGGCTCCCGGCAGCTGGAAGCAGGCGCAGCCCGATGTTGAGAAGCTCGCCTCCGAGATCCGTGCGATGGGCCTGGAAGCGACCGTCGTGGCCGGTTCGGCCCGCGAGGACGTCAGCATCTTCGTCCCCGGATACTCGAAGGACGACGCCGGCAAGGAATCACCCCTGGGCACAGTCCAGCAGTCCTGGGTCAGGCAGAATGCCGCCGACGCCGTTAGCGGCTCCCTGACCAGCACCAACGTGACCCTGCTGTTCCTCACGCTCTGCGGCGCTGCGCTCCTCACCGGAGCGTCCACCGTCAGCTACGTCCGGAAACGGAAGAGGGAAGCGGGAACCCTCCGCGCCATGGGGTGGACCCAGCGGCGGATCCGGAACTGGGTGCTGGAGGAATTCTCTGTCGGTGCTGCGCTCCTTGCCTTGGCAGGGACTGCCCTGAGCCTGCTGAGCTGGAGCTTGACCACTGCCATTGTGTCGGCCTCCGTCCTCGTGCTGTACGCCGGTGCCGCTTTCTTCGCGGCCCAGCAGTTGCGGCACCGCGACGAAGTGGACCAGGAACCGCAGCACGATGAGCGCCTGATCCCGGTCGATTCGCCCCTGACGTTCGCCAACCGGCAGCTCAGCACCAACAAGTTCAACACACTGGCACTGGCGGTGGCAGTGGGCGTGTTCGGGGCCGCGGTGGGCGGACTGATTGCGCTACTGATCGACATTCCCCGGGCGGCCGGCGCCAGCGCGCTGAGCGGGCTGGCAGCAGCAAGCGTTGCGCTGCCCAGCATCCTCCTGGCCCTTGCCGGGGTCGTTGTGGGCCTCGTCCTCACCCTGGTCACCGGCCGCTTCGAGCTCAGCTCCAAACGCCAGTATCTTGGCATCCTTGAAGCCATGGGCTGGAACCCGGACATGCTCCGCCAGGTCCGTCTCTTCGAGAACGCGCTCGTAGGAACTGTCGCCCTGCCCCTGGGAGTCCTGGGCGCCCTCGGCATAGGACTGCTCCTTGCCCCGTATGCCGCCTTGTGGGCCGGAGTCGCCGGCCTCGTGGCTGTACTTTGCTGGATACCGATTGCAACGAAAGTGGTCCAATGA
- a CDS encoding ABC transporter ATP-binding protein — protein MTNETNVQRSRRSDSADRPLQTRANTIVKSEDHGTPLELSDITIRYGGGKGGAETVSVVEGFNLALHAGEMHCVAGRSGSGKTSILTVGAGLTLPTSGRVFWEGASLESMGDDEIADRRRALIGYVDQGGALIDGMSALENVLLPAVPDGEVDQRRDMAKDLLDLVGLGRRMRHRPAQLSGGERQRVAIARALILGTRVLVVDEPTASLDRASANRIISILKDTTSDGIAVLVASHDHELVRLSDTLTELI, from the coding sequence ATGACAAACGAGACGAATGTTCAGCGGAGCCGCCGGTCCGACTCCGCCGACCGCCCTCTCCAGACCCGCGCCAACACCATTGTCAAGTCCGAGGACCACGGGACCCCGCTGGAACTGAGTGACATCACTATCCGGTACGGCGGCGGCAAGGGCGGAGCCGAAACTGTCAGCGTGGTGGAAGGCTTCAACCTGGCCCTTCACGCGGGTGAGATGCACTGCGTGGCCGGCCGAAGCGGATCCGGCAAGACCAGCATCCTGACGGTCGGGGCGGGACTCACGCTGCCGACGTCGGGCCGTGTCTTTTGGGAAGGTGCCTCGCTCGAAAGCATGGGCGATGACGAGATCGCGGACCGCCGCCGCGCTCTGATCGGATACGTGGACCAGGGCGGGGCCCTGATCGACGGCATGAGCGCCCTGGAGAACGTGCTCCTGCCTGCGGTACCGGACGGCGAGGTGGACCAGCGCCGGGACATGGCCAAGGACCTGCTGGACCTCGTGGGCCTGGGCCGCCGGATGCGCCACCGTCCCGCCCAGCTTTCCGGCGGTGAACGCCAGCGTGTGGCGATCGCCCGCGCCCTGATCCTGGGCACCCGTGTCCTGGTGGTGGATGAACCCACCGCCAGCCTTGACCGGGCCTCAGCCAACCGCATCATCAGCATCCTCAAGGACACCACCTCGGACGGAATCGCAGTGCTGGTCGCCTCACACGACCACGAACTGGTCCGCCTGAGCGATACGCTGACTGAACTGATCTAG
- the metG gene encoding methionine--tRNA ligase, which produces MTASEKTPFYITTAITYPNGVPHIGHAYEYIATDAMARFKRLDGYDVMFLTGTDEHGMKIAQTAEKEGISPKDLVDRNAEVYKAAHSALGITYDRFIRTTDADHYAASQAIWKKMEANGDIYLSKYEGWYSVRDEAFYVEDDTVVKDDGVRYSKETDTEVTWTAEESYFFRLSAYQDRLLALYEERPEFGAPQSRFNEVISFVKRGLEDLSISRTTFDWGVPVPGNDKHVMYVWVDALTNYLTGVGYPDVDSEAFRKFWPADVHIIGKDISRFHAIYWPAFLMSAGLELPKRVMIHGFLHNNGVKMSKSLGNVVAPADFVAQYGLDQVRFFFLREVPFGADGSYNHEAIVGRANSDLANNFGNLAQRSLSMVAKNCEGRVPVPGDFFAEDSALLDQANALLGTARAAFEKQEFSRALEAIWAVLGDTNAYFAEQAPWVLRKTDVERMNTVLYVTLEVLRIVAILAQPVMPTATAALLDTLGQPEGQNREFAAIPTPIVPGTPLPAPSPVFPKYED; this is translated from the coding sequence GTGACTGCTTCAGAGAAAACGCCGTTCTACATCACCACGGCCATCACCTATCCCAACGGCGTGCCGCATATCGGCCACGCCTATGAGTACATTGCCACCGACGCTATGGCGCGCTTCAAGCGGCTGGACGGCTATGACGTGATGTTCCTGACCGGCACGGATGAGCACGGCATGAAGATCGCCCAGACTGCCGAAAAGGAAGGCATCAGCCCCAAGGACCTCGTGGACCGGAACGCCGAGGTATACAAGGCTGCCCATTCCGCCCTGGGGATCACCTACGACCGGTTCATCCGGACAACGGACGCTGACCACTACGCGGCTTCGCAGGCAATCTGGAAGAAGATGGAGGCCAACGGCGATATCTACCTTTCAAAGTACGAGGGCTGGTACTCCGTTCGGGACGAGGCTTTCTACGTCGAGGACGACACCGTGGTCAAGGACGACGGCGTGCGCTACTCGAAAGAGACGGACACCGAGGTCACCTGGACAGCTGAGGAGAGCTACTTCTTCAGGCTGTCCGCCTACCAGGACCGGCTCCTTGCCCTGTACGAGGAACGGCCCGAATTCGGCGCCCCGCAGTCCCGGTTCAACGAAGTCATCAGCTTCGTCAAGCGCGGCCTGGAGGACCTTTCCATCAGCCGCACCACTTTCGACTGGGGTGTCCCGGTCCCCGGCAACGACAAGCACGTCATGTACGTCTGGGTTGACGCCCTGACCAACTATCTGACCGGAGTGGGTTACCCGGACGTGGATTCCGAGGCGTTCCGGAAGTTCTGGCCTGCCGACGTGCACATCATCGGCAAGGACATCTCCCGCTTCCATGCCATCTACTGGCCCGCGTTCCTGATGAGCGCAGGGCTGGAGCTGCCCAAGCGTGTCATGATCCACGGGTTCCTGCACAACAACGGCGTAAAGATGTCCAAGTCCCTGGGCAACGTGGTTGCGCCGGCTGACTTCGTGGCCCAGTACGGCCTGGACCAGGTGCGTTTCTTCTTCCTCCGCGAAGTTCCGTTCGGTGCTGACGGCAGCTACAACCATGAGGCCATCGTGGGGCGGGCCAACTCGGACCTGGCCAACAACTTCGGAAACCTTGCCCAGCGTTCACTGTCCATGGTGGCCAAGAACTGCGAAGGGCGGGTCCCCGTTCCGGGCGACTTCTTCGCTGAGGACTCCGCGCTCCTGGACCAGGCCAACGCGCTCCTCGGGACAGCCCGGGCCGCGTTCGAGAAGCAGGAATTCAGCCGTGCCCTCGAAGCCATCTGGGCTGTCCTGGGCGACACGAACGCCTACTTCGCCGAGCAGGCCCCCTGGGTCCTGCGCAAGACCGACGTCGAACGCATGAACACTGTCCTGTACGTGACGCTGGAAGTGCTGCGCATCGTGGCGATCCTGGCCCAGCCCGTGATGCCCACTGCCACGGCCGCGCTGCTGGACACCCTCGGCCAGCCGGAAGGCCAGAACCGCGAGTTTGCAGCGATTCCGACGCCGATCGTCCCGGGAACGCCGCTGCCCGCGCCCTCGCCGGTATTCCCCAAGTACGAGGATTAA
- a CDS encoding 3-isopropylmalate dehydrogenase, translated as MSASTINLAVIPGDGIGPEVIAEALKVLEKAVAAEGVGLEQTHYKLGAEHWLATGETLPDEVLADLRTRDAILFGAVGAAPGDTRIPSGIIEREMLLKLRFSLDHYVNLRPSRLFGTVGSPLANPGTIDFIVVREGTEGPYVGNGGTLRAGTPHEVATEVSLNTAHGVERVVRDAFRRASARERKHVTLVHKHNVLVFAGHLWKRTVDAVAQEFPEVTHDYLHVDAATIFMVTDPSRFDVIVTDNLFGDILTDLAAAVTGGIGLAASGNINMDRTAPSMFEPVHGSAPDIAGQQKADPTAAILSAALLLDHLGYAGAARKIEAAVIADVENRDGGARTTSAVGDAIAAAL; from the coding sequence ATGAGCGCATCCACGATTAATCTCGCTGTCATTCCTGGTGACGGTATTGGCCCGGAGGTCATCGCCGAGGCACTGAAAGTCCTCGAAAAGGCCGTTGCGGCTGAGGGCGTTGGCCTGGAGCAGACGCACTACAAGCTCGGTGCCGAGCACTGGCTGGCGACCGGCGAGACCTTGCCGGATGAGGTGCTGGCGGACCTGCGCACACGCGATGCCATCCTTTTCGGCGCCGTCGGTGCCGCTCCCGGAGACACCCGGATCCCCTCCGGGATCATCGAGCGGGAGATGCTGCTCAAGCTCCGCTTCAGCCTGGATCACTACGTCAACCTGCGGCCGTCCCGGCTTTTCGGCACCGTGGGAAGCCCGCTGGCAAACCCGGGCACCATCGATTTCATCGTTGTCCGCGAGGGCACTGAAGGACCCTACGTCGGCAACGGCGGCACCCTGCGTGCCGGAACTCCGCACGAGGTGGCCACCGAAGTCTCGCTTAACACGGCCCACGGCGTGGAGCGGGTCGTCCGGGACGCCTTCCGCCGCGCCAGCGCACGTGAGCGCAAGCATGTCACGCTGGTGCACAAGCACAACGTCCTGGTGTTCGCGGGCCACCTCTGGAAGCGCACCGTCGACGCGGTCGCGCAGGAATTCCCTGAGGTCACCCACGACTACCTGCACGTGGACGCCGCCACCATTTTCATGGTCACCGACCCGTCGCGCTTCGATGTGATTGTCACGGACAACCTCTTCGGGGACATCCTGACCGACCTTGCCGCAGCAGTCACCGGCGGCATCGGCCTGGCCGCCTCGGGGAACATCAACATGGATCGCACTGCACCGTCCATGTTCGAACCTGTGCATGGTTCGGCTCCGGACATCGCCGGACAGCAGAAGGCGGATCCCACCGCGGCGATCCTCTCCGCAGCACTTCTGCTGGACCATCTCGGGTACGCCGGAGCGGCACGGAAGATTGAAGCGGCGGTCATCGCCGACGTCGAAAACCGCGACGGCGGCGCCCGCACCACCAGCGCTGTCGGCGATGCCATCGCCGCGGCCCTCTAG
- a CDS encoding branched-chain amino acid aminotransferase, with product MTQTAHGVEFNQQLSATPKSAEERAAILANPGFGNFFTDHTAIVDYSVDENGDGGWHHPRVEAYGPISLDPSAAVLHYGQEIFEGLKAYRHADGSIWTFRPEANAARLNKSARRLALPELPAEYFLGAIRELVATDKEWVPAGDGEALYLRPFMIATEAFLGVRAAREVSFRVIASPAGNYFGGELKPVSIWISREYARAGRGGTGAAKCGGNYAASLIAQQEAEANGCKQVLFLDQFNDNAIEELGGMNVFFVMKDGSLATPALTGTILEGVTRSSVIQVAKDMGRDVSERKITLDEWRDGVASGEITEVFACGTAAVITPIGVLKDATEFIGSEDAKAGETTMAIREQLLGIQTGTVPDTHGWLTRLA from the coding sequence ATGACTCAGACTGCCCATGGCGTCGAATTCAACCAGCAGCTCTCGGCAACCCCGAAGTCAGCTGAAGAGCGTGCAGCCATCCTGGCGAACCCGGGATTTGGCAACTTCTTCACCGACCACACCGCCATCGTCGACTACAGCGTTGACGAGAACGGCGACGGCGGCTGGCACCACCCGCGCGTGGAAGCGTACGGGCCGATCTCCCTGGACCCGTCGGCAGCGGTGCTGCACTATGGCCAGGAGATCTTCGAGGGGCTCAAGGCCTACCGGCATGCAGACGGCTCCATCTGGACTTTCCGTCCGGAAGCCAACGCGGCCCGCCTCAATAAATCCGCGCGCAGGCTCGCCCTTCCGGAACTTCCCGCTGAATACTTCCTTGGCGCCATCCGTGAGCTGGTGGCAACGGATAAGGAGTGGGTCCCGGCCGGAGACGGTGAGGCCCTCTACCTGCGCCCGTTCATGATCGCCACCGAGGCTTTCCTCGGCGTCCGGGCAGCGCGGGAAGTTTCCTTTCGGGTGATCGCTTCTCCGGCCGGCAACTACTTCGGCGGGGAACTCAAGCCCGTCTCCATTTGGATCTCGCGTGAATACGCCCGCGCAGGCCGCGGCGGCACGGGCGCGGCCAAGTGTGGCGGCAACTACGCCGCCTCCCTCATTGCCCAGCAGGAGGCCGAGGCCAACGGCTGCAAGCAGGTTCTCTTCCTGGACCAGTTCAATGACAACGCCATTGAAGAGCTCGGCGGGATGAACGTCTTCTTCGTCATGAAGGACGGCTCCCTGGCCACGCCCGCGCTCACCGGCACCATCCTCGAAGGAGTCACGCGTTCCTCCGTCATCCAGGTGGCCAAGGACATGGGCAGGGACGTCTCTGAGCGCAAGATCACCCTGGACGAATGGCGCGACGGCGTGGCATCCGGAGAGATCACCGAGGTCTTTGCCTGCGGTACCGCCGCCGTGATCACCCCCATCGGCGTGCTCAAGGACGCCACCGAGTTCATCGGCTCGGAGGATGCGAAAGCGGGGGAGACCACCATGGCAATCCGCGAGCAGCTCCTGGGTATCCAGACCGGTACCGTGCCGGACACCCATGGCTGGCTGACCCGCCTGGCCTGA
- a CDS encoding DUF7793 family protein, translating into MKPITVNGGKGTVELDAEGVLHLVWKPGTVLEADDVHAAIAKVNELADGAEYPMLIDITNTQTVTRQARSAFSIKCAASQIALLGSSPLNRVIANFAMARRTLPCPTRFFTSRNEAMNWLQEPLAGSD; encoded by the coding sequence ATGAAACCAATCACTGTTAACGGCGGCAAAGGCACGGTGGAACTCGACGCCGAGGGAGTTCTCCACCTTGTGTGGAAGCCCGGGACTGTCCTGGAAGCCGACGACGTACATGCGGCGATCGCAAAGGTCAATGAGCTTGCCGACGGTGCCGAATACCCGATGTTGATCGACATAACGAACACCCAAACGGTGACCCGCCAGGCCAGGTCCGCTTTCAGCATCAAGTGCGCCGCTTCGCAAATTGCCCTGCTTGGCTCGAGCCCACTGAACCGTGTCATAGCCAACTTCGCTATGGCACGGCGGACACTCCCGTGTCCCACCCGGTTTTTCACCTCCCGCAATGAGGCCATGAACTGGCTACAGGAACCGCTGGCCGGGTCCGACTGA
- a CDS encoding MBL fold metallo-hydrolase translates to MNPNRSGGVVPCSTLTASLLAPNPGPMSLDGTNSYLIAAPGASTWVVVDPGPDDDGHLSRLVDHGRIELILVTHRHADHTAGSVRLQELTGAPVRAADPRHCHGGGPLRDGDVIRAAGVEMRVLATPGHTSDSVCFQLPDDGPHGSVLTGDTILGQGTTMLDFPDGKLGDYLASLDRLESLGPATVLPAHGPVLPSLEAVTRSYRDHRQERLAQIRQALDRLGRNAGVAEVTDAVYADVGPSVRRAAETSVAAQLDYLRGHPGRG, encoded by the coding sequence GTGAACCCGAACCGGAGCGGCGGCGTCGTGCCCTGCAGCACCCTGACAGCTTCCCTCCTGGCGCCCAACCCCGGGCCGATGAGCCTGGACGGTACTAACTCGTACCTGATCGCGGCGCCCGGAGCCAGTACTTGGGTTGTCGTCGATCCCGGCCCGGACGACGACGGCCACCTCAGTAGGCTCGTGGACCATGGCCGGATTGAACTGATCCTGGTGACCCACCGGCATGCCGACCACACGGCCGGCTCGGTGCGGCTTCAGGAGCTGACGGGTGCGCCCGTGCGGGCCGCGGATCCCCGGCACTGTCACGGCGGCGGGCCGTTGCGGGACGGTGACGTGATCAGGGCAGCGGGCGTCGAAATGAGAGTTCTCGCCACGCCTGGCCACACATCGGATTCCGTATGCTTCCAGCTGCCCGACGACGGTCCTCACGGCTCCGTGCTCACGGGTGACACGATCCTCGGCCAGGGAACCACAATGCTGGATTTCCCGGACGGGAAGCTCGGGGACTACCTGGCCTCGCTGGACAGGCTGGAGAGCCTGGGCCCGGCGACAGTCCTTCCCGCCCACGGTCCCGTCCTGCCTTCGCTGGAGGCGGTCACCCGCTCCTACCGTGACCACCGGCAGGAGAGGCTTGCCCAGATCAGGCAAGCGCTGGACCGCCTGGGCAGGAACGCGGGGGTGGCGGAGGTCACGGATGCCGTGTATGCCGACGTCGGCCCTTCCGTCAGGCGTGCGGCCGAAACGTCCGTGGCTGCGCAGCTTGACTACCTGCGGGGACATCCCGGCCGCGGCTGA
- a CDS encoding fumarylacetoacetate hydrolase family protein: MRIARFVVDSDPLYGVVEGESGSEEITVIHGDPFFNGVERTSVRHKLEDVRLLAPIIPRSKVIGVGRNFVEHARELGNEVPAQPLLFLKPNTAVVGTNDPIVLPDFSEEVSFEAELCVVIGRICKDVPEERVDDVIFGYTCGNDLTARDVQKTDLQWARAKGFDTSAPLGPWIETELDTEDLQIQGRLNGELRQDGNTSQMIRGVRELVSIVSQAFTLLPGDVIMTGTPAGVGLVNAGDRYEVEIEGIGRLSNPVVRR, from the coding sequence ATGCGTATTGCCCGGTTTGTAGTCGATTCTGATCCTCTCTACGGCGTTGTTGAAGGCGAGTCCGGCAGTGAGGAGATCACTGTCATCCACGGCGACCCCTTCTTCAACGGAGTGGAACGGACCTCCGTCCGCCACAAGCTCGAAGATGTGCGGCTCCTGGCCCCCATCATTCCCCGAAGCAAGGTCATCGGCGTCGGACGGAACTTCGTGGAGCACGCCCGCGAGCTCGGCAACGAGGTCCCCGCGCAGCCGCTGCTGTTCCTGAAACCGAACACTGCCGTGGTGGGGACGAACGATCCCATCGTGCTGCCGGACTTTTCCGAAGAAGTTTCCTTTGAAGCCGAACTCTGCGTGGTCATCGGCAGGATCTGCAAGGACGTTCCGGAAGAACGCGTTGACGATGTCATCTTCGGCTACACATGCGGAAACGACCTGACCGCCAGGGATGTGCAGAAGACCGACCTCCAGTGGGCCCGGGCCAAGGGCTTCGACACCTCCGCACCCCTGGGACCGTGGATCGAGACCGAGCTTGATACCGAGGACCTGCAGATACAGGGCAGGCTCAACGGCGAACTCCGGCAGGACGGCAACACCAGCCAGATGATCCGCGGCGTCCGGGAACTCGTGTCCATCGTGTCGCAGGCGTTCACGCTCCTGCCCGGGGATGTCATCATGACCGGCACGCCGGCGGGAGTGGGCCTGGTGAATGCCGGTGACCGCTACGAAGTCGAGATCGAGGGGATCGGCCGGCTGTCCAACCCGGTGGTTCGCCGCTAA